In Arachis hypogaea cultivar Tifrunner chromosome 2, arahy.Tifrunner.gnm2.J5K5, whole genome shotgun sequence, a genomic segment contains:
- the LOC140176657 gene encoding uncharacterized protein, with the protein MNFVVAKIVLLLLCNYKLTLISGKKDPPISSSKNKLKTLSWQERRKLERDRKQKEEDEQTLAKVEAPIPQSNIGFKLLKQMGYTSGAALGKEGLGRAEPVGIEIRRSRAGIGLDDPHKEKRKKEEIIAERKRRKEEDLMQDFGLRQK; encoded by the exons ATGAATTTTGTCGTTGCTAAAATTGTGTTACTGCTTCTTTGTAATTACAAATTGACACTG ATATCTGGCAAGAAAGACCCTCCGATCAGCTCTTCCAAGAATAAGTTAAAAACACTCAGCTGGCAAGAACGGCGGAAACTTGAAAGAGATAGAAAGCAGAAAGAAGAGGATGAGCAAACATTAGCAAAAGTGGAAGCTCcaataccacaatccaacattggGTTTAAGCTGCTCAAACAAATGGGTTATACGTCCGGTGCTGCCCTTGGCAAAGAGGGTTTAGGTAGGGCTGAGCCAGTGGGGATTGAGATTCGACGATCGCGAGCTGGTATTGGCTTAGATGATCCTCACAAGGAGAAGAGGAAAAAGGAGGAAATCATAGCTGAGAGAAAAAGGAGGAAAGAGGAGGATCTAATGCAAGACTTTGGGTTGAGACAGAAGTAG
- the LOC112740283 gene encoding probable UDP-N-acetylglucosamine--peptide N-acetylglucosaminyltransferase SEC → MKNEHIRRSALADLFLDTPLCNAHTTEIDILWAGLPMITLPLEKMATRVAGSLCLASGLGEEMIVLSMKEYEERAVSLALSRSKLQALTNKLKSVRMTCPLFDTTHWVRNLER, encoded by the exons ATGAAGAATGAACATATCAGGCGAAGTGCTTTAGCAGACTTATTTCTTGACAC GCCTTTATGCAATGCGCACACAACAGAAATAGATATATTATGGGCGGGTTTGCCTATGATCACTCTACCTCTGGAGAAAATGGCTACTCGAGTTGCCGGATCACTCTGTCTTGCTAGTGGACTTGGGGAGGAGATGATCGTTCTCAG CATGAAAGAGTATGAAGAGAGAGCAGTATCACTGGCCTTGAGTCGCTCAAAGCTTCAAGCTCTCACTAATAAGCTTAAGTCTGTTCGCATGACTTGCCCTTTATTTGACACAACTCACTGG GTGAGGAATCTTGAAAGATGA
- the LOC112740248 gene encoding uncharacterized protein, whose product MEGHNVFIIYYLEGPNCVKSLYHPSPSDFGLQKVKFGLAHNTQHIVRLQHLFLVLIEEDRRVVVSLPRRCTRRRPCVQPAATGLRELAWRHRRCRPAPNPPLFAVRVLPTSSRSRHSPLQVLAASFSVSIPRKDRHQEWWWISHDWRGSTEPPNSTISAADGGSDGVSTHPCYRSTMGFSLPRRESADVGAAPRIVIRVRRLPRKKPPSVLPSRISFCLQISWVRHRRIKPRSIPCSPHNTSTTRSAVDGNPGIEFSNA is encoded by the exons ATGGAGGGACATAATGTGTTCATCATTTACTATCTTGAAGGACCAAAttg TGTAAAGTCATTGTACCATCCATCACCTTCTGATTTTGGGCTTCAGAAGGTAAAATTTGGGTTAGCTCACAATACCCAACACATTGTTAGGCTTCAGCATCTCTTCCTCGTCCTCATCGAAGAAGATAGACGCGTTGTTGTTTCTCTGCCTCGGAGGTGCACCCGCCGCCGCCCCTGCGTCCAACCCGCAGCCACCGGCCTTCGCGAGCTTGCATGGAGGCATCGCCGCTGCCGTCCAGCTCCCAACCCTCCGCTGTTCGCTGTTCGAGTTCTCCCTACCTCTTCCCGAAGCCGCCACTCGCCCCTGCAAGTCCTCGCCGCTTCGTTCTCCGTTTCGATTCCAAGGAAAGACCGCCACCAGGAGTGGTGGTGGATTAGCCACGATTGGAGAGGCTCGACGGAACCCCCAAACTCCACGATCTCTGCCGCGGATGGTGGTTCTGATGGCGTGAGCACGCACCCCTGTTACAGGAGCACCATGGGCTTCTCCCTTCCACGCCGCGAAAGCGCCGACGTCGGCGCTGCTCCTCGCATCGTCATCAGGGTTCGGCGCCTCCCAAGGAAGAAACCGCCAAGCGTCCTCCCCTCCCGCATCTCGTTCTGCCTACAAATCTCCTGGGTGCGTCATCGACGAATCAAACCACGGTCGATCCCCTGCAGTCCACACAATACCTCTACCACCAG ATCTGCTGTGGATGGAAACCCTGGAATTGAGTTTTCAAATGCGTGA
- the LOC112722558 gene encoding germin-like protein subfamily 1 member 7, whose protein sequence is MGNLSMANSASVGSMACSSDGSDTVANMVYVFVNGNIFKDPKVVVAEDFFKHVDPGNVVNKHGSNVTPVSVNELPGLNTLGISLARLDFGPKGLIPPHTHPRATEILTVVEGTNRLFTKVLNKGDVFVFLIGLIHFQLNVGYGNAVAISGLSSQNPGVITIANAVFGSTLPISPEVLTKAFQVDIKVINYLEK, encoded by the exons ATGGGAAATTTAAGCATGGCAAATTCAGCAAGCGTTGGAAGCATGGCATGTTCAAGCGATGGAAGTGATACTGTGGCCAATATGGTGTATG TATTTGTGAATGGAAACATTTTCAAAGACCCTAAAGTTGTAGTAGCTGAAGATTTCTTCAAGCATGTAGATCCTGGGAATGTTGTCAACAAACATGGCTCAAACGTGACTCCTGTCAGTGTTAACGAACTACCCGGACTTAACACACTCGGCATATCACTTGCTCGCCTAGATTTTGGACCTAAGGGTTTAATCCCTCCTCACACTCACCCTCGAGCCACAGAGATTTTGACTGTTGTTGAAGGCACCAACCGTCTTTTTACTAAAGTGCTCAATAAAGGTGATGTGTTTGTGTTTCTAATTGGTCTCATTCATTTCCAACTGAACGTGGGTTATGGCAATGCTGTTGCTATTTCTGGTCTTAGCAGTCAGAATCCAGGTGTTATCACAATTGCAAATGCTGTTTTTGGATCCACTCTACCTATTTCTCCTGAAGTTTTGACTAAAGCTTTTCAAGTGGATATAAAAGTAATTAACTACCTTGAAAAATAA